The following proteins come from a genomic window of Clostridium cylindrosporum DSM 605:
- the mltG gene encoding endolytic transglycosylase MltG: MKSKRKLMVFILVCLVVIIPIIGSFIYLYMPVSSRDRTFEVRIKKGDEKSAVIKKLEKLGAVKIPLVASMYLDFKDAKDVKPGTYKFSTSVSVKSMLDSIAGDKVNGDYLIKVTIPEGFTAVQIANKLVSDGVITDKNSFMNEINKGDFSSFKFISTASEGRPIRLEGYLYPDTYEFRKGSSNQEIINAMLESYEDNAYPIVKEGAKRLSVGEDEILKMASVIEKEARSDEERPIISGVFYNRLKSKMRLQSCATVLYALGRHKDKLYYKDLEVNSPYNTYRNIGLPIGPISNPGIKSLKAAADPKSHDYIYFVLQNNGKHFFTKDYNEFLKAKKASNSI, translated from the coding sequence ATGAAGTCTAAAAGAAAACTAATGGTTTTTATATTAGTTTGTTTAGTAGTAATAATACCTATCATAGGATCATTTATATATCTTTACATGCCAGTTTCATCTCGAGATAGAACATTTGAAGTCAGAATAAAAAAAGGTGATGAAAAGTCAGCAGTTATAAAAAAACTTGAAAAGCTTGGGGCTGTAAAGATTCCTCTTGTAGCATCTATGTACCTTGATTTTAAGGACGCAAAGGATGTTAAACCTGGAACCTATAAGTTTAGTACTAGTGTATCTGTTAAATCTATGCTAGACAGTATAGCAGGAGATAAGGTAAATGGTGATTATTTAATTAAGGTTACTATTCCAGAGGGGTTTACAGCTGTCCAAATAGCTAATAAATTAGTTTCAGATGGAGTTATTACAGATAAAAATAGCTTTATGAATGAAATTAATAAAGGTGACTTTTCTTCATTTAAGTTTATAAGCACTGCTTCAGAGGGTAGGCCAATTCGTCTAGAAGGGTACTTATACCCAGATACCTATGAATTTAGGAAAGGTTCAAGCAATCAAGAAATTATAAATGCAATGCTTGAAAGCTACGAAGATAATGCATATCCTATTGTTAAAGAAGGTGCTAAAAGACTTTCTGTAGGTGAGGATGAAATTCTTAAAATGGCTTCAGTAATTGAAAAGGAAGCTAGAAGTGATGAGGAAAGACCTATAATTTCAGGAGTATTTTATAATAGATTAAAGTCAAAGATGAGGCTTCAGTCCTGTGCAACTGTTTTATATGCATTAGGTAGGCATAAGGATAAATTATATTATAAAGATCTTGAGGTAAACTCTCCTTATAACACTTATAGAAATATTGGTCTTCCAATAGGACCTATATCAAATCCTGGGATAAAGTCGCTAAAGGCAGCGGCTGACCCAAAGAGTCATGATTATATATATTTTGTACTGCAAAATAATGGTAAGCATTTCTTTACAAAGGATTATAATGAATTTTTAAAGGCTAAAAAAGCCTCTAACAGTATATAA
- a CDS encoding O-methyltransferase, with protein sequence MSSVSHDYIEDYIRGLIKDNEGYIKTMEDYAIENHVPIIHKEVAQFLRVIIKSHNIKNILEVGTAIGYSASVMVNAAGNNSHVTTIERSDEMEAIAVENIKKIGYDKNITLIKGDALEVLGDVKGEFDMIFLDAAKGHYDHFLEQCLEKLKVGGLLISDNVLFRGMVATNDLLIRRKITIVKRMRKYLENISNDKNLETVILPIGDGIALTCKIGSGKNE encoded by the coding sequence ATGAGTAGTGTAAGTCACGATTATATAGAGGACTATATAAGAGGTTTAATAAAAGATAATGAAGGCTATATTAAAACTATGGAGGATTATGCTATAGAAAATCATGTTCCTATTATACATAAGGAAGTAGCACAGTTCTTAAGAGTTATAATAAAGTCTCACAATATAAAAAACATACTAGAAGTAGGAACAGCTATTGGATATTCTGCTTCTGTTATGGTAAATGCTGCAGGAAATAATTCTCATGTAACAACTATTGAAAGAAGTGATGAGATGGAAGCTATTGCAGTAGAGAATATAAAAAAGATTGGGTATGACAAAAATATTACCCTAATTAAAGGTGATGCACTTGAGGTTTTAGGTGATGTTAAAGGAGAATTTGACATGATATTCCTTGATGCTGCAAAGGGGCATTATGATCATTTTCTAGAACAATGCCTTGAAAAACTTAAGGTAGGTGGGCTACTTATTTCTGATAATGTATTATTTAGAGGGATGGTAGCGACTAATGACCTTCTTATTAGAAGAAAGATAACTATAGTTAAAAGAATGAGAAAATATTTAGAAAATATTTCAAATGATAAAAATTTAGAAACTGTAATACTTCCAATTGGGGATGGTATTGCATTAACATGTAAGATAGGAAGTGGCAAAAATGAGTAA
- a CDS encoding peptidase U32 family protein, protein MSKIELLAPAGNLEKLKTAIIYGADAVYIGGELFSLRAKADNFDPETMKEAVEFAHSRGKKIYVTVNIFAHNSDIDAMPQYIKTLEEVGIDAVIVSDLGIFSVVKEVAPNLEVHVSTQANNTNYKTAEFWHKLGAQRIVLARELSMAEIKEMRAKMPKDMEIEAFVHGAMCMSYSGRCLLSNYMTGRDANRGACSHACRYKYHLMEEKRPGQYFEITEDERGTYILNSHDLCMIEHIPDLIESGIMSFKIEGRMKSSYYVASVIKAYRMAIDAYLENKEEYKYNPKWMEEVSRSSHRAFSTGFYYGKPDKQILDTVTYERSHEIMGLVVGYDKETKIATIEQRNKICKGEEVEILSPKNDNFSLVLDTIWNENGEEIESAPHPQMIFKIKCEKELKPFDMIVKEKAE, encoded by the coding sequence ATGAGTAAGATAGAATTACTAGCTCCAGCAGGAAATTTAGAAAAGTTAAAAACAGCAATTATATATGGAGCAGATGCTGTTTATATAGGTGGAGAGTTATTTAGTTTAAGAGCAAAGGCGGATAACTTTGATCCTGAAACTATGAAAGAGGCAGTTGAATTTGCACATTCAAGGGGAAAGAAGATATATGTTACTGTTAACATATTTGCACACAATAGTGATATAGATGCAATGCCACAATATATAAAGACATTAGAAGAAGTTGGGATTGATGCTGTTATTGTATCTGACCTTGGTATATTTTCTGTTGTTAAGGAAGTTGCACCAAACCTTGAGGTTCATGTAAGTACCCAAGCTAACAACACGAATTATAAAACAGCTGAATTTTGGCATAAGCTAGGTGCACAAAGAATAGTTCTTGCAAGAGAATTATCTATGGCAGAAATTAAAGAAATGAGAGCAAAAATGCCAAAGGATATGGAAATTGAAGCATTTGTTCATGGAGCTATGTGTATGTCATACTCAGGAAGATGTCTTCTTTCTAACTATATGACAGGTAGAGATGCAAACAGAGGAGCTTGTTCACATGCTTGTAGATATAAGTATCATCTAATGGAAGAAAAAAGACCAGGACAATACTTCGAAATTACAGAGGATGAAAGAGGAACTTATATACTAAACTCACATGATCTTTGTATGATTGAACATATTCCAGATCTTATTGAAAGTGGAATAATGAGCTTTAAGATAGAGGGAAGAATGAAAAGTTCATACTATGTAGCAAGTGTTATAAAGGCATATAGAATGGCAATTGACGCTTACCTAGAAAATAAAGAAGAATATAAGTATAATCCTAAGTGGATGGAAGAGGTTTCTAGATCAAGTCATAGAGCATTTTCAACTGGATTCTATTACGGAAAGCCAGATAAGCAAATTCTAGATACTGTAACGTATGAAAGAAGTCATGAGATAATGGGACTTGTTGTAGGTTATGACAAGGAAACAAAAATCGCGACTATTGAACAAAGAAATAAGATATGTAAGGGAGAAGAAGTTGAAATATTAAGCCCAAAGAATGACAACTTCTCACTAGTTCTAGATACTATTTGGAATGAAAATGGAGAAGAAATTGAATCAGCTCCACATCCTCAAATGATATTTAAAATAAAATGTGAAAAAGAACTAAAGCCTTTTGATATGATAGTTAAGGAAAAGGCTGAATAG
- a CDS encoding GerMN domain-containing protein yields the protein MKNKILIILLSLTMSSLIFTSCTKKDVETTSKPVTTSTPKTTSLDLKSFLPYSQGVTLTYKYSGTSKEINAKIESVSENSVTVSHGKSSKIEFNNEGLILNGDFLLKLPIEKNASWDSSKGKVTIKNLDYVLSTPLGNISTIEVLVEGDTKTTYYFAQNLGVVKVTTDDGEKISELDLVRISSPSVSSDSKDTTPKPDNTNTIKTKVSKLYYYDGNEDAIVYTSANTSISEKDAPKFFEDKFKNPPKDTLSKLMPSTTKIKSIKVDSKTSTLTMDVSEVFTESMNLGTSFETGILQGIANTLGDAYSCKKVIITANGKDFITGHVEINAENPLETSINESKELK from the coding sequence ATGAAAAATAAGATTCTTATAATTCTTCTTTCACTAACAATGTCTTCCTTAATATTTACATCATGTACTAAAAAGGATGTAGAAACTACAAGCAAACCAGTTACTACAAGCACTCCAAAAACTACATCCTTAGATTTAAAAAGTTTTCTACCATATTCCCAAGGAGTTACTTTAACTTATAAATACAGTGGTACTTCTAAGGAAATAAATGCGAAGATAGAATCAGTATCTGAAAACTCAGTTACTGTATCCCATGGTAAAAGTTCAAAGATTGAATTTAATAACGAGGGTCTAATACTAAATGGAGACTTCCTTTTAAAACTTCCTATAGAAAAAAATGCTTCTTGGGACTCATCAAAGGGAAAGGTAACAATTAAAAATTTAGATTATGTACTATCTACTCCTCTTGGTAATATATCAACAATTGAAGTTTTAGTTGAAGGAGATACAAAAACTACATACTATTTTGCTCAAAACCTTGGTGTAGTTAAAGTAACAACAGATGATGGCGAAAAAATTAGCGAACTTGATTTAGTACGTATTTCATCACCTTCAGTATCTTCAGATTCTAAAGATACAACTCCAAAACCTGATAATACAAATACGATAAAAACAAAGGTTAGTAAACTTTACTACTACGATGGCAATGAAGATGCTATAGTTTACACTTCAGCAAATACTTCAATTAGCGAAAAGGACGCCCCTAAATTCTTTGAGGATAAGTTTAAAAATCCACCAAAGGATACTCTATCAAAACTTATGCCGTCAACAACAAAAATAAAAAGTATTAAAGTAGATTCCAAAACATCAACTCTTACTATGGATGTTTCAGAAGTTTTTACTGAATCAATGAATCTTGGAACAAGCTTTGAAACTGGTATTCTACAAGGAATTGCAAATACACTTGGAGATGCATATAGTTGTAAAAAAGTAATTATTACAGCTAACGGCAAAGATTTTATAACAGGACATGTTGAAATAAATGCTGAAAATCCACTTGAAACTAGTATAAATGAATCTAAGGAATTGAAATAA
- a CDS encoding anthranilate synthase component II → MVLIVDNYDSFTYNLQNYFIMLGEETIVKGRDEITILDIENMNPDFIVLSPGPGTPEEAKLPLEVLDKFKGRIPILGVCLGHQCIGHYFKGSVLQGKEPVHGKVHTITHDNEGVFKGLKNPLNVTRYHSLSISRETLPKELEITAETEDGVIMGVRHKEYRIEGVQFHPEAILTEHGIDMLKNFLRGDK, encoded by the coding sequence ATGGTACTAATTGTTGATAATTATGATTCATTCACTTATAATCTACAAAATTATTTTATAATGTTAGGTGAAGAAACTATAGTAAAGGGAAGAGATGAAATAACTATATTAGATATAGAAAATATGAACCCAGATTTTATAGTCCTATCTCCAGGACCAGGTACTCCTGAGGAAGCAAAACTACCACTTGAAGTGCTAGATAAGTTTAAAGGAAGAATTCCTATACTTGGAGTATGCCTTGGTCATCAATGTATAGGACATTATTTTAAAGGAAGTGTATTGCAAGGGAAAGAACCTGTTCATGGAAAGGTTCATACTATTACACATGATAATGAGGGAGTATTTAAAGGGCTTAAGAATCCTTTAAATGTTACAAGATATCATTCACTTTCTATTTCAAGGGAAACACTTCCAAAGGAGCTTGAAATAACTGCGGAAACTGAAGATGGAGTTATAATGGGAGTAAGACATAAAGAGTATAGAATAGAAGGAGTACAATTTCATCCAGAAGCTATACTAACGGAACATGGTATTGATATGTTAAAAAACTTTTTAAGAGGTGACAAATAA
- the pabB gene encoding aminodeoxychorismate synthase component I, with protein sequence MALTTLEYCLDPFYTYMKVKDKNTHLLESSLKVKDTGNYSIIVFNPKEVISYAGGKTYVERDGNKAEVKEDILSTLDKIILEKKQLGTGLIFDGGFVGYLSYDYGMELMGVPRTNPNSFEIPDIYFGYYEDFVVIDHVDSKTYIYTDNEEIIEELKSLKDLEYPRKDIEGVKLTSNFTKEEFENRVKSVRDYIKKGDVYEVNIAQQYSGYGSVNPYDVYSTFRKVNRGPYNAFMDISEGNYILSTSPEQFIRKRGNILTTRPIKGTVPRVDDKDENERLKDYLYNSEKTRSELLMIIDLERNDLSRVCIPGTVRVESLFDVEEYATVNHLVSTIAGDVSVDTTFGDIIRGTFPGGSITGAPKLRSLEVIDELESVSRGIYTGAIGYISNNGDFDFNIAIRTPVITNEGVFYSVGGGMVWDSDPEEEYEETLHKGKAINRSLTGKED encoded by the coding sequence ATGGCTTTAACTACACTAGAATACTGCCTAGATCCTTTTTATACTTATATGAAGGTAAAAGACAAAAACACACATCTTCTTGAAAGTAGTTTAAAGGTTAAAGATACAGGAAACTATTCTATAATTGTTTTTAATCCAAAAGAAGTTATAAGCTATGCAGGTGGAAAAACATATGTAGAAAGAGACGGAAATAAAGCTGAAGTTAAAGAAGATATACTAAGTACTCTTGATAAAATAATTTTAGAAAAAAAACAGCTTGGAACTGGTCTTATATTTGATGGAGGGTTTGTTGGGTATCTTTCATATGATTATGGAATGGAGTTAATGGGAGTTCCTAGGACCAACCCTAATTCCTTTGAAATTCCAGATATTTATTTTGGATATTATGAAGACTTCGTGGTAATTGATCACGTAGATTCAAAGACATATATATATACAGATAATGAAGAAATAATAGAAGAGTTAAAATCTTTAAAGGATCTTGAATATCCAAGAAAAGATATTGAAGGGGTAAAGTTAACATCTAATTTCACAAAAGAAGAGTTTGAAAATAGAGTAAAGTCTGTTCGTGATTACATCAAAAAGGGAGACGTATATGAAGTAAATATAGCGCAGCAGTATTCAGGATACGGTAGTGTAAACCCATATGATGTATATTCTACATTTAGGAAAGTTAATCGTGGGCCTTATAATGCATTTATGGATATTTCAGAGGGTAATTATATTTTATCAACATCACCTGAACAGTTTATAAGAAAAAGAGGAAATATACTTACAACAAGACCGATTAAAGGAACTGTACCAAGGGTAGATGATAAAGATGAAAATGAAAGACTAAAGGATTATCTATATAATAGCGAAAAAACAAGGTCAGAGCTTTTAATGATTATAGACCTTGAAAGAAATGATCTTTCAAGGGTATGCATACCAGGGACAGTAAGAGTTGAAAGTTTATTCGATGTTGAAGAATATGCCACTGTAAATCACTTAGTATCAACTATTGCAGGGGATGTTAGTGTTGATACTACATTTGGTGATATTATTAGAGGGACATTCCCAGGAGGATCTATAACAGGGGCTCCAAAACTTCGTTCACTTGAAGTTATAGATGAACTTGAAAGTGTTTCAAGGGGAATATATACAGGTGCTATAGGTTATATATCAAATAATGGAGACTTTGACTTTAACATAGCTATAAGAACTCCAGTTATCACAAATGAAGGAGTATTTTATAGTGTAGGTGGAGGAATGGTTTGGGATTCTGATCCTGAAGAAGAATACGAAGAAACTCTACACAAGGGAAAAGCTATAAATAGATCTTTAACAGGGAAGGAAGATTAG